Part of the Streptomyces sp. NBC_00457 genome, TCGGGTCCCGGCGCCTGATCGGAGAACTCCTCCAACAGGCCGTCGGGATACGGCTGCAACCAGAGCACCTCACCCAGGCGGCTCGGCTCCGGCAGCGATACCGATACCGGAGCGGTCACCGGCTGCCGCCCGGCCGAGCGCAGCAGGTTGAGGCACCGGTTCGTGGCGATGCGATAAAGCCAGGTGCGCAGGGACGAACGCCCCTCGAAGCCGTCGACGCCCAGCCACGCTGCCAGGAGCGTCTCCTGCAACGCGTCCTCGGCGTCCTGCAACGAACCGAGCATGCGATAGCAGTGCACCCGCAGTTCGCTCCGGTGCGGCTCGATCAGGGCACTGAACGCGTCCCGGTCACCGGCACGCGCCCGCTGGAGCAGTTCCATCTGCCACCTCCGTCTGGATCCTCCGTCGTACTGACACCGGCGGGCAGCGGAACTGGTCGCTCTCGATGCGCCCAATTTCGGGCGGGCGCTGTGTCTCTCGTAGTGAACGTGTCCGCAGCGGCAGCCGCCGCAGTGGACGGTCCGCATCCATCGGGAGAACGGCATGACAATCGCAGACAGGACCGTTTTGGTTACCGGCGCCAACCGCGGTATCGGGCAGGCTCTGGTCGAGGAAGCCCTGCGGCGAGGCGCGAAGCGGGTCTACGCCGCCACGCGCCGGCCTGTGGCTCATCCGGACGAGCGGGTCACTCCCGTGACCTTGGACGTGACGAGCGCGGCGCAGGTGCGGGCAGCCGCCGAGAGCGTGCGCTCGCTCGACGTCCTCATCAACAACGCCGGCGTGGCTCTCCCCGACGACCTCAGCGATCCTTCCATACTCGAACAACACCTCGCCGTCAACCTCTTCGGCACCTATGGCGTCACCCAGGCCTTCCTGCCATTGCTGACCCGTTCTCGGGGAGCCATCGTCAACGTGCTGTCGCTCTCGGCACTCGCCACGGTGCCGATCACTCCGGCGTACGCGATCTCCAAAGCGGCGGCGTTCTCCCTGTCACAGTCGCTGCGCGCCCTGTTGAAGCGGCAGGGCGTGACTGTGCACGCGGCCCTGCCCGGCCCCGTGGACACCGACATGATCCGCGACTGGGACATCCCGAAGACCTCTCCGCAGGCCGTCGCGCGAGCCATCGTCGATGGCGTGGAGAACGGTGAGGACGAAATCTTCCCCGACCCCATGTCGGCGGCGCTGGCGGAGAGTTGGCGCACTGGTGCGGTCAAGGCACTCGAGCGCCAGAACGCGGCACTGCTCGACGCAGTGCCGGCCACCTGACAACCGGAGGTTAATAGTGCTGCTCGAAAAGAAGAACGCGATCGTCTACGGAGCCGGCGGTGCCGTCGGCAGCGCGGTCGCCCAGGCCTTCGCCGCGGAGGGAGCACGGGTCTTCCTCACCGGACGCACCAGCGCCGCGCTGGAGGTGACCGCCGATGAGATCCGCGCTGCGGGTGGCGTCGCCGAGGTTGCCGCGGTGGATGCGCTGGATGAGGGCGCCGTCGAAGCGCACGCCGACGCGGTGGTCCGGACCGCCGGCTCGCTCGACATCTCGTTCAACGCCATCAGCCTGCCCCAGACGGGCATCCAGCGTGATTCTTGCGAGGAACCGCGGGCGTTCATGCCCGGGAACATCGACAGGTCGAACCGGGTCTCGCAGGCCTGGTTCGCATGCCGGAACTGCGTATTCGTTGATCACGCAGACCGGAACGGCTCCCGCAACATCCGCGCCCGCGCGTGGGAGTTGTGGCGACCCGGGGCCCAGTCAACGGCCCCTGCCCCATCACCGGAGCGCACGCGCCGGGGTGGGGCTGGACGCAAACGCAGCATCACCGCCAGTGATGCCCGTTGTGCAAGCCCGTCGCTTTAGCGACGGGTAGTTGACGGCACCAGGATCGTCGATCTACCGCCCGACGCCTTCGACTTGCCCATCGCCACCTACTCCAGCGCCAACTTCCTGACCGCCAGAGCCGCCGCACGTCGGATGACCGAGCAGGGGGCAGGCGTGATCGTGACGCTCACGGCGAGCCCGTCACGGACGGCCGTCCCACTCATGGGAGGCATGGCACCGGCATGGGCGGCGATCGAAGCTCTGTCCCGTGGGCTGGCCGCCGAACTCGGACCGCACGGCGTCCGAGTCGTCTGCTTGAACGCGGCCGGGATGCCGGAAACGCCGCAGCTGACCGAGGTGTACGGCTTGCACGCCGCCGCCTACGGCATCAGCCGCGACGCCTTCCGCGGCCGCATGGCCGACCTGACCCTGCGCAAACAGTTGCCCACTGTCGCCGAGATCGCCAACGTCGCCGCCTTCGTCGCCTCGGACCGCTCCAGCGCGATGACCGGGGCCATCACCAACCTCACCGGCGGCTTGATCACCGATTGACAGTGCGTCCGCACGACTTGAAGGAGACACATGACCGCTGACTTGAAGGCGTATGCCGTTCGGCTCCGCGAACTGCATCACGCCGATGAGATGCTCGTTCTGCCGAACGCGTGGGACGCGGCCACCGCCCAGATCATGGCTGAGGCCGGGTTCCCCGTGGTGGCAACCACGAGCGCCGCGATCGCGGAGATGCTCGGTTACTCCGACGGCGAGGGCGCGCCCTGGCAGGAGATGTTCGCCGCAGCCGGCCGGATCGCCCGCGCGGTGGAGGTCCCGGTCACCATGGATGCCGAGGCGGGATACGGACTGCGGCCCCGGGAACTGGTGGACCGGTTGCTGGAGATCGGCGTGGTCGGCTGCAACCTGGAGGACACCGATCACCTCGCGGGCGGACTCGTCGACGCCGGTGCGCATGCCGAGCGGCTCTCGGCCTTCCGCGCCGCCGCGGACGACGCCGGGGTACCCATCGTGGTCAACGCGCGCGTCGACGCCTTCCTGCCGGGAGCCGGGGTGGCCGAGGAGGAGCGGGTCGCGGAAGCGGTCCGCCGAGGCCGCCGCTACCTGGAGGCGGGGGCTGACTGCGTCTACCCGATCGGTGTCGGCGACGAGCGGGACCTCGCCACCCTGGTCGCCGAATTGCCCGGGCCGATCAACGCCAACACCAGGCCGGACGTGCTCGACCTGGCCAAGCTCAGTGCGCTGGGCGTAGCCCGAGTCTCCTACGGCCCCCGGTTCTACCGCCAAGCGCTGGCCGACCTGAAGGCCGCGGTGCGTCAGGAACTGCTGACCTGACGACGAGCCCGACCGGCGTGTGGTCGTCCCCGCAGCGCTCACGCCGCGCACCATTCGTCGTGGTGCGCGGCGCCGTCCCGGATCACTTCCCTGACCACCGAGCATGTCACTCTCAACCAGGACACGGACGGGCGTGCGGGGTCAGGGCAACCAGCGCACCGCCGGGGTGGGACACCACGCTCAGTGCCGTGCTGCCGACGACCCGCAGGCGCCGGTCAAGTTCGAAGCCGAAGAGCATCTGCGCCAGTTTCGACCGCGCATAGGCGGCAAAGGGGCGGACGCGCCGGAGGTGACGCCCACCTGGGGCCTGTTCGATGGGGCAGCCATGTGGCCCGCCGGACATCCCTTAGCGGCGGACAGCCGTCTGAGGCCCTGCTGCCGTAACAGCTGCGAGATCAACTCTGTGATTCTCTGGCCGAGCGTCACCAGCCGGTGTAACGTCATGATCAGCAGTCGTGGTTCCGAAGTCCCGTTCGCCCGTGATTCGCAGTCACGGGCGTTTTTGCTGTTCAACGCCTCTCCGGACCAGGGCGATCACCTCCGGGTCCCGCACGGTGCGGGGCCCGATACGAGTCCTCTCGAAGGAGACAGGCACATGGCTACAGGCACTGTGAAGTGGTTCAACTCGGAAAAGGGCTTCGGCTTCATCGAGCAGGAGGGCGGCGGCCCCGACGTCTTCGCCCACTACTCGAACATCGCCGCCCAGGGCTTCCGTGAGCTCCAGGAAGGCCAGAAGGTGAACTTCGACGTCACCCAGGGCCAGAAGGGCCCGCAGGCGGAGAACATCACTCCCGCCTGACGACGCACGAAGAAGCCCCCGGCCGGTGACCCACCGGCCGGAGGCTTGGCCGTCTCGCCCCGCCTCCAGACCTGTACGGTCCGGTCGGCGGGGCGTCGTGCATAGTCGAGCCCGCAGTAGTCATTCGATAGACTCCCCGACCGTAACGATCGCAACGTAAGGCGCATACGCAGACCCGTGGGGCAGGCGCCCTAGCCTGAAGGTCCCCGCTGGAGGTCTGTGTGCCGCCCTTCGCTCGGCCCGCCCCGCTCGCACTGGCGCGTTCATCGAGGCTGTGCCCGAGGCGCCGGGCTGGACGCTGGAGCCCACATTATGGACACGGTTCAGGGCTGTCCGTCGTCCACGCTGGAACGCGGGCCAGGACTGCGGACGTCGTCCACGATTGACGGTCGTAGGGGCGCGGTGGGCCGTTGGGGCGGCCCGTCAAGCCGGGCCCCGCCCGGCGGGTGCGGTTCACCGTGTCACCGTGTGGTCAGCGCGAGGTACCCGTCTTCGAGGGCGGGCTCCACCGGCTGCGCCCGGGGACCCGGCGCCGCGGGCGCCACGACCCGGTACCGCATGCCGCCCTCGTGTGGCAGCGCGGACACGACCATCCCTTCGGCCGGCGGTGGCCCGTCGGTGACGACCCACCACACCCGGCCCCGCGCGCGGTGGGTCAGCTCGTCGACCGTGCCGCGGAAGATGAGCCGGCCCTTGGCGAGTACCGCCACCTCGCGGCAGGCCTGCGCGATGTCATCGACGATGTGCGTGCTCAGCAGCACGGTGCGCCGGCCGGCGAACTGGGACAGCAGGGTGCGGAAGCGGATCCGCTCCTCCGGGTCGAGTCCTGCGGTCGGCTCGTCCACGATCAGCAACTGTGGGTCGGCGAGCAGCGCCTGGGCGATGCCGACCCGTTGCCGCATCCCGCCGGAGAAGCCGCGCAGCCGCCGGTCGGCGTCCCCGGTCAGGGCGACCACTTCGAGCAGCTCCCCGACGCGTCGGCGGCGTTCCGTGCGGTCGTCCATGCCCTTGAGCAGCGCGACGTAGTCCAGGAACTGGCGTGCCGTCAGGTCGGGATAGACGCCGAGGTCCTGCGGCAGGTAGCCGAGGCCGCGCTGCACGGCGGTGCGCCCCGCGCCCGTGCTCAGGTCGTGGCCGCCCACGGTGACCCGGCCGGATGTCGGCTGTACCAGGCCGGCGAGGATGCGCATCAGCGTGGTCTTGCCGGCGCCGTTCGCGCCGAGCAGCCCGAACATGCCGGTGGGCACGACCAGGTCCAGGCCGTCGAGGGCGGCCACCCCGCCACGGTAGGTCTTCGTCAGGCCGGAGATCTCGATCCGCATCGCGTTTCCTTGTGTTCGTCGTTCGTTGGGGTGGTGTCAAGCTCGGCGGGCGCGCACCGCGTGCCCCCCGGCGAGCGCGGCGGCCGCGAGCAGCAGCAGCACCGCGATGGACAGCCAGGCGGTCGTCGGCGTCGGGTCCGGCCGCAGGAAGTTCAGCGTGGCGCCGGGCATCGGGCCGGCCCAGATGTCGTCGCCGTCGATGCCGTGGAAGTCGAGCAGCGCGTCGAGCGGGTAGCCGCCGAGCGGGTGGACGAGGGTCCGCGCGGGCGTCGGCATCATGTCCGGCGGGACTACGTTGCCCCAGAGCCAGTAGCCGACGAAGATCACGCGGAACAGCGGCGCCGGCATGATCAGGGGTACCGCCAGCGCGAAGGCGGCCACGAACAGCAGGCCCGGCACGATCACCACGGCGCATGCGGCCAGCGCCCAGCCGAGCGCATGCGGGGCGCCGGCGTACACCGCGTACGCCGCGGCGAAGCCG contains:
- a CDS encoding SDR family NAD(P)-dependent oxidoreductase, with amino-acid sequence MTIADRTVLVTGANRGIGQALVEEALRRGAKRVYAATRRPVAHPDERVTPVTLDVTSAAQVRAAAESVRSLDVLINNAGVALPDDLSDPSILEQHLAVNLFGTYGVTQAFLPLLTRSRGAIVNVLSLSALATVPITPAYAISKAAAFSLSQSLRALLKRQGVTVHAALPGPVDTDMIRDWDIPKTSPQAVARAIVDGVENGEDEIFPDPMSAALAESWRTGAVKALERQNAALLDAVPAT
- a CDS encoding SDR family oxidoreductase, with product MVDLPPDAFDLPIATYSSANFLTARAAARRMTEQGAGVIVTLTASPSRTAVPLMGGMAPAWAAIEALSRGLAAELGPHGVRVVCLNAAGMPETPQLTEVYGLHAAAYGISRDAFRGRMADLTLRKQLPTVAEIANVAAFVASDRSSAMTGAITNLTGGLITD
- a CDS encoding cold-shock protein → MATGTVKWFNSEKGFGFIEQEGGGPDVFAHYSNIAAQGFRELQEGQKVNFDVTQGQKGPQAENITPA
- a CDS encoding ABC transporter ATP-binding protein: MRIEISGLTKTYRGGVAALDGLDLVVPTGMFGLLGANGAGKTTLMRILAGLVQPTSGRVTVGGHDLSTGAGRTAVQRGLGYLPQDLGVYPDLTARQFLDYVALLKGMDDRTERRRRVGELLEVVALTGDADRRLRGFSGGMRQRVGIAQALLADPQLLIVDEPTAGLDPEERIRFRTLLSQFAGRRTVLLSTHIVDDIAQACREVAVLAKGRLIFRGTVDELTHRARGRVWWVVTDGPPPAEGMVVSALPHEGGMRYRVVAPAAPGPRAQPVEPALEDGYLALTTR
- a CDS encoding SDR family NAD(P)-dependent oxidoreductase; its protein translation is MLLEKKNAIVYGAGGAVGSAVAQAFAAEGARVFLTGRTSAALEVTADEIRAAGGVAEVAAVDALDEGAVEAHADAVVRTAGSLDISFNAISLPQTGIQRDSCEEPRAFMPGNIDRSNRVSQAWFACRNCVFVDHADRNGSRNIRARAWELWRPGAQSTAPAPSPERTRRGGAGRKRSITASDARCASPSL
- a CDS encoding isocitrate lyase/PEP mutase family protein; the encoded protein is MTADLKAYAVRLRELHHADEMLVLPNAWDAATAQIMAEAGFPVVATTSAAIAEMLGYSDGEGAPWQEMFAAAGRIARAVEVPVTMDAEAGYGLRPRELVDRLLEIGVVGCNLEDTDHLAGGLVDAGAHAERLSAFRAAADDAGVPIVVNARVDAFLPGAGVAEEERVAEAVRRGRRYLEAGADCVYPIGVGDERDLATLVAELPGPINANTRPDVLDLAKLSALGVARVSYGPRFYRQALADLKAAVRQELLT